The genomic stretch TAACTTCAACTCCGCTACCGTAAGGAAGTAAATCATAATGGCTTAAATCTGCATTTTTATCAATATGATAATCAACAATCATATCCAATGCCTTTATGCTCACTAAAGGATTATCGCCTGTAGCACGCACAACTATATCGGCATTAAACTTTTCTGCAGCTTTAGTATATCTATTTAAAACATCTTCTTCGCTTCCTACAAAATAACTGCATTTAAGTTTATCAAATATATTTTTAAAACTATCATAAGATTTTTCTTCTGTAGCTACAACTACATCATTAGCTTTTTTTGAACTTCTCAATCTCTTTATAATAAGCTCAAGCATACTATCGCAGCCAGCCATGGGTTTCAATGCTTTTTTTGGAAGTCTTGTAGAACCAAGCCTCGAAGCAAGAATAATAACTATCTTTTTCATTTTATTTTTACTCCTAATTAATACAGAATAATAAAAATAGAAATATATTAGGCTTGTTTCAAAACTAAATTTATTTATGATTGTGGGGACTAGCCCCCACACCCCCACTTCTTTTGGACGCTGTCCGCCCGTGGCGTGACACAAAGAAGCAAAAAGACTGCATATTTACATATTAAAATGATAAAATATACAACATGTAAAACATTATGTTTATAATTTTAAAATTAAATAATTTTATACTTAATCTTGTAAAGTAGTTTTGAAATAAGTCTATTATATATTTTTAACTAAAGCATTAATTTTTATTACGCTAGCCCATAACTCTTCAACTTTACTCAAATCAAATATAGTTCCAGAATCAGAAGGGCTTTTATCAGGATTAGGATGCACTTCCATAAACACAGCATCCACTCCTAAAGCAGCAGCAGCTTTTAAAAGTGCAGGTATAAACTCTCTAGCCCCTCCAGACTGTCCGTTATTGGCAGAAGGCATTTGCAAAGAATGTGTGGCATCATACATAACAGGTGCATAATTTTTCATTATCTCTAAGTTTTTCATATCTACTATAAGGTTACCATATCCGAACATAGTACCTCTTTCACATAAAAAAAACCTTTTTTCATCAATGGCATCAGAGCATTTATCCGCTATATATTTGCAGTCATAACCGCTTATAAACTGTCCTTTTTTTACATTAACCGCCTTTTTAGTTTCGCATGCCGCTCTAAGCATATCTGTTTGTCGGCACAAAAACGCTGGAATCTGCAGAAAATCTACATACTTAGCAGCTTCTTCAGCATCAGTAGGTACATGTATATCTGTTATAGTTGGAAGGTTAAATTCCTTTCCGGCATCTTGAAGTATTTGAAGCCCTTCTTTCATTCCAAGTCCTCTGAAAGATGATAAAGAAGTTCTATTTGCCTTATCAAAACTCCCCTTTAATACTAATTGTATATTTAATTTATCTTTTATCTCTTTTAACTTTTTTGCTATAGTCATAGTCATCTCTTCGCTTTCTATAACGCATGGACCTGCTACAAATATTAAATCTTTATTTTTATTGGTTATACCTTTATAGTCGAAAATCATTATTATATCCTTAAAAAATATTATGCATATAATACAATATTCATTATTAAAGTCAATTAAATATATAAGCCGATTATTAAATAATTTTTTATGAAAACAATATTTACTTAATTATAAAAATAGTATATAATCGGACTAAATATTATATTGGGAGATTATTATGATTAAATTAATAGAAATGAAATATAATTTAGAAAATATAGATTTTTATAAAAAGTTATATAATGATGCTTTTCCTAAAGAAGAAAGATGGTCTTTCGATATGATTTTAGAAAATAAAGGTAATAATAATTATAGACTATATGCTGTATTAGATGATAATACACCTATTGGACTTACTATGATTTGGTATTTAGATAATTTTAATTTCGGAGAATATTTAGCTATAGATAAAAAAGTAAGAGGAAAAAAATACGGCTCTGAAGTTTTAACAAAAATACTTGACATGCTTAAAGATAAATTAATAGTTATAGAAGTAGAACCTTATGAATTGAATGAAACAGCCCAAAAACGTATAGAATGGTATAAAAGATTCGGATTTATATTAGCAGACTATGAATATGATATGCCTTCTTTAGATGAAAATAATAAAATATCATCTATAAAAATGAAAATAATGACAAGCAGAAAATTAAAAAACAAAGAAGAACATGATAATATCACAAAAACATTATACAATACTATTTACAAACCCAGACTAGATGAAGTTGATAAATGGAAATAGTTTTAATCAAAATAATGATGATATAAAGCTATTGATTTACAGCAATATTTATACTATCATATTAATGTATAGAAGTTATATTTTGTCAATTATTATTAGCACTATATGTATTAAAAATATTAATTGATAAAATTAAAATATTTTAATATACAATAACATTTTAAGGTCTTATTATGTATAATAAATACAGCAAAAAAATCAAAGAAATAATAAATGAAATGACATTAGAAGAAAAAGTTTCGCTTTTAAGCGGCAAAGATTTTTGGTCAACAAAACCTATACACAGACTGCATATAGATTCAATATATCTTACAGACGGTCCTCATGGAGTAAGAAGGCAAAGTACAGAAGCTGATAAACTAACTCTGCAGAAATCTGAAGCCTCAACCTGTTTTCCCACTGCCTGCTGCAGTGCATGTTCTTTTGACTCTAATATAATGTATGAAATGGGCGAAGCTATATCAAGAGAGGCTAAAGCTAATAATGTATCTGTAGTATTAGGTCCGGGTATAAATATAAAACGCTCGCCTCTTTGCGGACGTAATTTTGAATATTTTTCTGAAGACCCATATCTAGCTGGAAAAATGGCATCAGGTTGGATAAGCGGTTTAGAAGATAACGGAATACAGTCAAGTTTAAAACATTTTGCGGCGAACAATCAGGAAACTTTAAGACTGGTAATAGACAGTGTAGTTGATGAGCGTGCTTTGAGAGAAATATATTTATATGCTTTTGAAATAGCCGTGAAAGAATCAAAACCTTCTACTGTTATGTGTTCATATAATAGTGTTAATGGAACATTTGCTTCTGAAAATAAATATTTATTAACTAATATATTAAGAGATGAATGGGGATTTGACGGCATTGTTGTTTCAGATTGGGGGGCAGTTAATGACAGAGTTGAAGCTTTAAAGGCAGGACTTGATTTGCAAATGCCTTCTACAAACGGATATGATGATAAAAAAGTTTATGAAGCTATTAAAGAAAATAAATTAGATGAAAAAATATTAAATAAAGCCGTAGAAAGACTTTTATATTTCGCTCTTTATTCTATGGATAATATATATAATAATTTCACATACGATAAAGAAGAA from Brachyspira murdochii DSM 12563 encodes the following:
- a CDS encoding GNAT family N-acetyltransferase translates to MIKLIEMKYNLENIDFYKKLYNDAFPKEERWSFDMILENKGNNNYRLYAVLDDNTPIGLTMIWYLDNFNFGEYLAIDKKVRGKKYGSEVLTKILDMLKDKLIVIEVEPYELNETAQKRIEWYKRFGFILADYEYDMPSLDENNKISSIKMKIMTSRKLKNKEEHDNITKTLYNTIYKPRLDEVDKWK
- the kdsA gene encoding 3-deoxy-8-phosphooctulonate synthase; this encodes MIFDYKGITNKNKDLIFVAGPCVIESEEMTMTIAKKLKEIKDKLNIQLVLKGSFDKANRTSLSSFRGLGMKEGLQILQDAGKEFNLPTITDIHVPTDAEEAAKYVDFLQIPAFLCRQTDMLRAACETKKAVNVKKGQFISGYDCKYIADKCSDAIDEKRFFLCERGTMFGYGNLIVDMKNLEIMKNYAPVMYDATHSLQMPSANNGQSGGAREFIPALLKAAAALGVDAVFMEVHPNPDKSPSDSGTIFDLSKVEELWASVIKINALVKNI
- a CDS encoding cytidylyltransferase domain-containing protein, translating into MKKIVIILASRLGSTRLPKKALKPMAGCDSMLELIIKRLRSSKKANDVVVATEEKSYDSFKNIFDKLKCSYFVGSEEDVLNRYTKAAEKFNADIVVRATGDNPLVSIKALDMIVDYHIDKNADLSHYDLLPYGSGVEVINYEALKYADDNSKDPFEHEHITQYHYRHADKFKIENPKVTESFAMPDLRTTVDTIEDYNNVCNIFNKYNNDIYIDVDTIISDIIK